A stretch of Pseudoprevotella muciniphila DNA encodes these proteins:
- the porM gene encoding type IX secretion system motor protein PorM/GldM, with protein MAVKKRPISPRQKMINLMYIVLMAMLALNVSSDVLKGFTLMSESLKRTTEKAGEENKNIYDDFQRESGSNAKMQENFAHAREVKKQADELYNLISNLRIDIAKEADGADGDPDNLDDKETLSAAEAVMLGPTSQKGKQLREKIEQFRNTVNNYISDPRQKVIVNAILSTDVPKNTEAVGQNWEEYMFEQMPAIAAVTMLSKLQSDVRKAENSALRDLRSNANVQDIRVNDVRAYMLPNKTVFQPGEEFVSSVIMAAIDTTSTPEVYVNGQRVDSHYRFRVSNEPGNYTINGYALMPNIFGDMIRREFTQHYTVLPPMVAQKPNDNTTKNPVTNISPHNAPELGAATLAADLMQVLYAGIDNPLSISVSGVSPEHINLTMTGGSLTNKGGGKYSARPNAVGQNCEFTVTGTYKGQQMEFGRFSFRVRKLPDPTAYISHGADRFKGGAVSKGEAIGFSALSAAIDDGLLDIQFKVTGFDISSVTEAGVTTRVSSSGSGFTDAQRNIFRSLERGQGCEIRNVRCIGPDNVPRVLKQRMGIVIR; from the coding sequence ATGGCTGTAAAGAAAAGACCGATTTCCCCACGTCAGAAGATGATCAACCTGATGTATATCGTGTTGATGGCTATGCTGGCGCTAAACGTCTCGAGCGATGTGCTCAAGGGCTTCACGCTGATGAGCGAGAGCCTGAAGCGCACCACTGAGAAGGCGGGTGAGGAAAACAAAAACATATACGACGACTTCCAGCGCGAATCGGGCAGCAATGCCAAGATGCAGGAAAACTTTGCTCACGCCAGAGAAGTGAAGAAACAGGCGGACGAACTGTACAACCTTATCAGCAACCTGCGCATTGACATAGCAAAGGAGGCTGACGGTGCTGACGGCGACCCTGACAACCTCGATGACAAGGAGACGTTGAGCGCTGCCGAAGCCGTGATGCTCGGTCCTACGAGTCAGAAAGGCAAGCAGTTGCGCGAAAAGATAGAACAGTTCCGCAATACGGTGAACAACTACATCAGCGACCCCCGCCAGAAAGTCATCGTCAATGCCATTCTGAGCACCGATGTGCCCAAAAATACGGAGGCTGTGGGTCAGAACTGGGAAGAATACATGTTCGAGCAGATGCCTGCCATCGCTGCCGTAACGATGCTCTCTAAACTTCAGAGCGACGTTCGCAAGGCAGAGAACAGTGCGCTTCGCGACCTGCGCTCAAATGCCAATGTGCAGGACATCCGTGTGAACGACGTGAGGGCTTATATGCTGCCCAACAAGACGGTGTTCCAGCCCGGTGAAGAGTTCGTTTCTTCTGTCATCATGGCTGCCATCGACACAACGAGCACTCCCGAGGTTTACGTCAACGGACAGCGTGTGGACAGCCACTACCGCTTCAGGGTGAGCAACGAGCCCGGCAACTATACCATCAACGGCTATGCCTTGATGCCCAATATCTTCGGCGACATGATTCGCCGTGAATTCACACAGCATTACACCGTGCTGCCACCGATGGTAGCCCAGAAGCCTAACGACAACACGACGAAGAACCCTGTTACTAACATTTCTCCGCACAATGCTCCTGAACTCGGTGCTGCCACACTTGCCGCCGACCTCATGCAAGTGCTCTATGCCGGTATCGACAACCCGCTGAGCATCAGTGTGAGCGGTGTAAGTCCGGAACATATCAACCTGACTATGACAGGAGGCTCACTGACGAACAAGGGTGGAGGCAAGTATTCTGCCCGCCCAAATGCTGTGGGACAGAACTGCGAATTCACGGTAACAGGTACGTACAAAGGTCAGCAGATGGAATTTGGCAGGTTCTCCTTCCGCGTTCGCAAGTTGCCCGACCCGACCGCCTACATCAGCCATGGCGCCGACCGTTTCAAGGGTGGAGCCGTGAGCAAGGGCGAAGCCATCGGATTCAGTGCGCTGAGTGCTGCTATAGATGACGGATTGCTCGACATACAATTCAAAGTTACGGGCTTTGACATCTCAAGTGTAACGGAAGCCGGTGTAACGACGCGCGTGTCCTCTTCCGGTTCGGGCTTCACCGATGCTCAGCGCAACATCTTCCGCAGTCTGGAACGCGGTCAGGGTTGCGAAATCAGGAATGTGCGATGCATCGGTCCGGACAATGTACCTCGTGTGCTGAAACAAAGAATGGGTATTGTCATCAGATAA
- the porN gene encoding type IX secretion system ring subunit PorN/GldN: MKPTFASRLTNMPSCSRLAALLFLCCTVSMVAQPPKRRAQQEEKEKKTQTTTQTKPGGSVYREFPAAQVMPDDAEWRRDVYREIDLTKDENAPLYYPVTPQGNKMSLFTYIFKLILRGQVPAYKYNNSDIENFSESNKVRIIDVMKDYEIYYEVKDKKMRINDADIPSREVKSYYVKESTYYDQHTATFHSRITALCPLLHRTDFDEEGNIYGDVSKYALFWVKYDDLAPYLGKLMFAYSTLNNAAEMSADDYFNQNLYKGDIYMTTNMQKKEIIRTRGLKSDSTVINKRNIIEKQLTDFEDHVWRGDTVATVPADSAAAATAAPKEEKKARTSPSRRTTTASRRTSSNSGKQKTTKVRTGSASRSGSGYSVRRQRH; this comes from the coding sequence ATGAAACCAACTTTTGCATCCCGCTTAACGAATATGCCCTCTTGCAGCCGCCTTGCAGCCCTGCTGTTCCTCTGCTGCACAGTAAGCATGGTAGCCCAACCTCCCAAGCGTCGTGCACAGCAAGAAGAGAAAGAGAAAAAGACACAGACCACCACGCAAACAAAACCCGGCGGATCTGTATATCGCGAGTTTCCTGCTGCACAAGTCATGCCCGATGATGCTGAATGGCGCAGAGATGTATACAGGGAAATCGACCTCACCAAAGATGAGAATGCACCACTCTACTACCCTGTTACACCGCAGGGCAACAAGATGAGCCTGTTCACCTATATCTTCAAACTCATCTTGCGTGGTCAGGTGCCTGCATATAAATACAACAACTCCGATATTGAAAACTTCTCAGAAAGCAACAAAGTGCGCATCATCGACGTGATGAAGGACTATGAGATTTACTACGAGGTGAAAGACAAGAAGATGCGTATCAACGATGCCGACATCCCAAGCCGCGAAGTGAAGTCGTACTACGTGAAAGAAAGTACGTATTACGACCAGCACACCGCCACCTTCCACTCGCGCATCACAGCACTCTGCCCACTGCTGCACCGCACAGATTTCGATGAGGAAGGCAATATCTACGGCGATGTGTCGAAATATGCACTCTTCTGGGTGAAATACGATGACTTGGCACCATACCTCGGAAAACTGATGTTTGCCTACAGCACACTGAACAATGCTGCTGAAATGTCTGCCGACGACTACTTCAACCAAAACCTCTACAAGGGCGACATCTACATGACAACCAACATGCAGAAGAAGGAAATCATCAGGACAAGAGGCCTCAAGAGCGACTCCACAGTCATCAATAAACGCAACATCATAGAAAAACAACTGACCGACTTTGAAGACCACGTCTGGCGCGGCGACACCGTTGCAACAGTTCCCGCTGACTCGGCAGCAGCCGCCACGGCAGCCCCGAAAGAAGAGAAGAAGGCCAGAACTTCGCCCAGCCGCCGCACAACTACCGCCAGCCGCCGCACATCATCAAACTCCGGCAAGCAAAAGACTACGAAAGTGCGCACAGGCAGCGCATCGAGAAGCGGCAGCGGATACAGCGTCCGCAGGCAACGACATTGA
- a CDS encoding ATP-binding protein, which produces MERIFKRKLYARLLEWKRVQNGKTAILIEGARRVGKSTLVEQFAKNEYESYILIDFNETSEEVKSLFNNLMNKDFIFLQLQALYNVVLKERKSVIIFDEVQKCPLARQAIKYLVKDGRYDYIETGSLISIKKNTKDITIPSEEERLTMYPMDYEEFRWALGDETTTSLLRTFYEKRLPLDKAHRNAMRDFRLYMLVGGMPQAVNTYIETNNFSLVDHAKRGIIQVYKDDFQKLDESGRLETLFMQIPSQLNQTNNRYKPYNVLGDVDDDKLLELLKNLEDSKTTLFSYHSNDPNVGMSLTKNVSKFKIFCADTGIFVTLAFWDKDHTENIIYKKLLNDKLNTNLGYVYENVIAQMLAANGNKLFYYTWPKDKSHNYEIDFLLSRGTKLHPIEVKSSGYKAHKSLDVFCQKFSHIIERRYLIYTKDLKKENETLLLPVYMTPFL; this is translated from the coding sequence ATGGAACGCATATTCAAAAGAAAACTATATGCCCGGCTTCTTGAATGGAAAAGAGTACAAAACGGCAAAACTGCTATTCTGATAGAAGGGGCACGACGTGTGGGCAAATCTACACTTGTTGAACAGTTTGCAAAAAATGAATATGAATCCTATATACTAATAGACTTCAATGAAACTTCCGAAGAAGTTAAATCCCTGTTCAACAACCTAATGAATAAGGATTTTATCTTCCTTCAGTTACAAGCGCTCTATAACGTGGTGCTGAAAGAACGAAAGTCTGTTATCATTTTCGACGAAGTACAAAAATGCCCACTTGCCCGACAAGCTATAAAGTATTTGGTCAAGGACGGACGCTACGATTACATTGAAACGGGGTCTCTCATCAGCATCAAGAAGAACACGAAAGACATTACTATCCCAAGTGAAGAGGAACGTCTTACCATGTACCCGATGGATTATGAAGAATTCAGGTGGGCTTTAGGCGACGAGACCACAACCTCTTTACTTCGCACGTTCTACGAAAAACGACTTCCTTTGGATAAAGCTCATAGGAACGCCATGCGCGATTTCAGGCTATACATGCTGGTAGGTGGTATGCCGCAAGCAGTAAACACATATATTGAGACTAACAATTTCAGCTTAGTGGATCACGCGAAACGCGGTATTATTCAGGTTTATAAAGACGACTTTCAAAAACTCGATGAATCAGGGCGATTAGAGACTCTTTTTATGCAAATTCCGTCGCAACTCAATCAGACAAATAATAGATACAAGCCTTATAATGTGCTGGGCGATGTTGATGACGATAAGCTATTGGAACTTCTCAAAAACCTTGAAGACAGCAAAACAACTCTTTTTTCCTACCATTCTAACGACCCCAATGTTGGCATGTCGCTGACCAAGAATGTTTCCAAGTTTAAAATTTTCTGTGCTGACACAGGGATTTTTGTTACACTTGCTTTTTGGGATAAAGACCACACCGAGAACATCATCTACAAAAAGCTGTTGAATGACAAGCTTAACACTAATCTGGGGTATGTTTATGAGAATGTCATAGCGCAGATGCTGGCTGCCAATGGAAACAAACTATTTTATTACACATGGCCTAAGGACAAAAGCCACAACTATGAGATAGACTTCCTGCTGTCGCGGGGAACCAAGCTTCACCCCATTGAGGTTAAATCTTCCGGTTACAAAGCTCACAAATCGCTTGACG